TCATGACAGCGCGATCATCTCCGGCACGGCAGGCATTCACCAGATCGCGAATGCTCCCTACCCCCAGCAGCGGCGCACTGCCGCCGCCAAAGTACAGCGTGCCGCGCAAGCCGTACCGCTCGATTAATCCCGCAAGGCGCGCGCCGAAGTGGAACGGCTCCCGATCAACGTCGCGAATCGCGGGCATATCTTCTGGCAGCCAACCGAGATCGGGTCCAGCCACGATCACGGGCGACACACCCGCCGCATGCAGCGTACCAATCATGTCCAACGTAGATGCGCGTATCACGCGGGTCACGATCTGCTCTTGCGGTGTGTGGCCGCCCGGCCCTACCAGGATGACAGCGCCGACTGGATGTTCACTCATTTATGCGATCCTGCTTTGAGAGCTTGGCTACGCGAAACAAAAAGGCCGGGGCTGCCCCCGGCCATGCCACTGCCTGCCCAGAGTCTACCGGACGTCCGGTTCTAGCACGCCATAATTCCCGTCTTCGCGTCGGTACAGCACGCCGATGCGTGCCGTCGTCGCGTTGAGGAAGATAAAGAAGTCGTGGCCGAGCAGCTCCATCTGGTCGATCGCTTCTTCTTCCGTCATCGGATTCAACTCCACCCGCTTGCGGCGCACGATGTCCAGCTTCTCCTCGTCAGCTTCCGCTTCCTCTTCCAGCGGCACCGGCTCCGCCAAAGCCAGGGCTGCGTCGGCTTCGCCAAACTTGCCCCCACCGCGACGCTTACGCTTGCCCTTATAGCGCTCGATCTGGCGGTACATCTTGTCCAGCGCGCGATCGAGTGCCGCGTAAATGTCGCCTTCCTTCTTCTCTTCAGCGCGCAGGATCACCCCGCGCGAATTTCGCAGCGTGAGCTGCGCCACCGTCTGATCCTGCCCTTGCTTACGCCGCTCCATCGAGAGATCGACCCGCACCTCGTGGATATTGGGAAGGTACTTGTCCAGCTTGCTCACTTTTTTCTCAACATGTTCTTGCAGGCGCGGAGTGACCTCAACGTTGCGGGTATGAATCTTGAGTTCCATTGGTTTACTCTCCTTCAGCGTGCAGCAAGGAACATTGAGCGACTGCGCGGGATGCGCGTCGGGCTGTGCACCTTATCGGTCCGTGCCGTAACCGGCTCCTCCTATCGCCCCGCCAAACACCTGTGCCGCCCCGGCCATCCGCAGCGCTTCCGCGCAGGCGGACATGGTCGAGCCGGTCGTCAAAACATCGTCAATCACCAGTATACGCTTGCCTCGAACCCGGCGGGCTTCTGCCGCAAACGCTCCCTTGACGTTCTCGCGGCGCTCGGCGGCGCTCAGGTCTACCTGGCTCGCTGTGGCTTTGATACGCGCCAGCGCATCGGGCACGTCCGCTACACCAAGCCGCTCCGCGACGCGCCGAGCGATGAGTGCCGCCTGGTTGTAGCCCCGTTCTTGCAGACGCCCGGCAGCCAGCGGCACACCGGCGATCACGTCGATGCACGGTCCCTGGCGACTGATCGCTTCAGCCAGCAAATCGCCAAGCGGTTCGGCGGCGCGCTGAACGCCGCCATACTTCAGCGCGTGCACGGCGTCGCGGATTGCGCCTTCGTATTTCCCGGCGATCCAGATATGGTCCAGCAGCGGGAAATCGCGCGGTTCCGAAGTGGAAATAGTCGTCAAACACCGGGGACAAATCAAGCTCCCGACACGCCCGCAGTATACACAATAGGGTGGGAAAACCAGATCCAACCCCGTGTACACAGCCTGACGCATCAGGAGCTTGAAATGATCGATCATCAATGGCACGTCTCCAACGGGACCGTGATGCCGTGCCGGTACGGGTGAGCTTGCGAGCCGTCTAGCGCCTATATTGCACCAAAAACGCCGCTTTCGAGCAGAATAATGGCCGCTGGTCCCAGCAACACGATATAGAGTGACGGGAAAATCAGCAGCACCATCGGGATCACCATCTTAACCGGGGCCTGCTGCGCCTTCTCCTGCGCGCGCTGGCGGCGCTTAACGCGCATCTGGTCCGCCTGTATGCGTAAGATTTTAGCAATACTTACACCCAACTGCTCAGCCTGGATCAGCGCGGCGACAAAACTCGTCACGTCGGCTACGTCCATCCGGTTGGACATGTCACGCAGGGCATCGCTGCGGCGCTTGCCAAGCTGAATCTCCTGCAAGACACGGCCAAACGCGATCGCCAGCTCGTCGTCCCACTTCTCGTAAACTTTGCCCATCGCCTGCTCGAAGCCGAGGCCCGCCTCAACGCAGATACACAGAAGGTCTAACGCATTGGGCAGCGCCCTGGTGATGCTGTCCTGTCGGCGGCGAATCTGGCTGCGAAGCTGCAGTACCGGCAGGTAGTAGCCGAGCAGTGCCGCGCAAATCGTACCCAGGAGACTCTTCGTCGGCCCCCAGTCGCTGACCAGGAAAAACAGGACAAAAGCGCCGACGCCAAACCCGATCGTGAGGGCAACGCGCTGGCCAAAGAAGGTGGTCGGTTCAATCGATTGTAACTTACCGGCCAGCTCAAGCTGGTGCCGGATGCTGTCGATCTGGTTTTCCGGCGTAAAACGCACGGCGAAGTTCGCCAGCGTCTTATACATCGGAACGATCACGCGTTCCTGCAAGCTGAGCGAAAGCTCAAGTTCCTCCAGGGAGGTCGGTAGTTCCCGATCACCGTATTCGGCAAGGCGACGTTCCAGCGGATCGGCCCCGCTCTCGTTGCGCATGCCAACGACGACCAGCCCGGCCAACAAAAGGATACCTGCAACGATCAGGGCGACGATGCCGAGCATAGGTGCAGCCCTCCCATCCCGTTTCCGGGACTAATACTCAATATTCACAATCTTCTGAATGATAGCCGCGCCGGACCCGATCAATCCCAATCCAATACCGATCATCGGCCAGCCGCACAGCCGGTTTTCCACCAACTTCCCTGTATAGTCAGGACTGATGACGTAGAGAAAGATCGTCAGCAGGATCGGTAGGCCGGAGATGATCCAGCCGGTGGCGCGCCCCTGGGACGTCAGCACGCGAATCTCGCCCTTGAGCTTGATGCGCTCGCGGACGGTGTGGCCAATCGATTCCAGGATTTCGGCCAGATTGCCGCCGACTTCACGCTGAATGTTCACAGCGGTGTTCACGAGGTCCATGTCTTCGCTGGGCAGGCGCACAAGCAGGTGCTCCAGCGCGGATTCCATCGGGATGCCAAGCTGCACTTCCTGCACGACGCGCTTGAACTCTGTCGAGGTCGGTTCCGGCGATTCGCGGCCAATGGCCTCCATCGCCTGCAGCACGGAATAACCCGACCGCAGCGCGTTCACCCACAGGCTCAACGTGTCGGGCAGCTGGCCTTCGAAGCCGCGCAGCCGCTGGCTTTGCTTGCGGGCAACGTAGAAACGTGGGAAGAACAACCCGGCAAACCCGGCCACCGCGCCGCCAATCGGATTTCCGAAGATGAGAAACCAGCCGACGAAAAACGTCACGATACCGGCGATGATGTGCAGCGCAAAATACTCGCCGACAGTCAGCTTGAGGTCGGCGCGCGCCAATTGGGTTCGCCACTGTTTCGCGAATTCCTTGTTAGCAAGTGCCGTATCCAGCCGTTGGGCGATGGCGCTCGGCTCGTTCGCCAGGCGCTCGTCATTCGCCTCTTCAAACTGCTCCAGCAGGCTGCTATATTCGGAGGTATACCGGCCCAGGCGTTCCTCGACGTTGGACTGCCGGTCCGAACGCAAGCTGACAACGCCAAAGATCAGGATGGCAACGGCCACAACCCCGGCGACACCGGCAATAATGAGTTCAGTACCCATGAAACTCAAGCCTCCAAATCACGCTTTTCGCAAGCTTTCCTTTATTGTAGCAGGAAATCTCACGTCGCAACTCCCCCTCAGGTCCTGGTGAGAGACGACTCAGGGTCACGTTCCGCGCACGGCCCTGCCCTCCCGGTAATGCTAGTACCGCGCCATCCCAATCCCAAACACAGCCGGAGGCAGGTGAATGCCCGCCGATTCGATCTTGTCGATGAACTTGGGGCGCAACCCGGTCGGACGGATACGTCCGATCACCTTTCCGGCTTCGATGCCAGTCTGTTCGAATTCGAAGATGTCCGACATGGTGATGACGTCACCTTCCATGCCCTGCACGTCGGTGATCTTCACGATGCGGCGTGTCCCATCGCGCAACCGCTCCTGGTGTACGATCAGGTCCAGCGCGGAGGCGACCTGCTCGCGGATCGCGCGGATCGGCAGGTCCATGCCCGCCATGAGGCACATCACTTCCAGACGAGACAGCGTGTCGCGCGGGCTGTTGGAGTGCAGCGTCGTCAGCGATCCTTCGTGACCGGTGTTCATCGCCTGGAGCATGTCCAGCGCCTCACCCGAACGGCACTCACCGACCACGATCCGGTCGGGCCGCATACGGAGCGAGTTCACCACAAGGTCGCGAATGCTCACCTCACCGCGCCCCTCGATATTGGACGGGCGGCTTTCCAGCGTCACGACGTGCTCCTGGCGGAGCTGAAGTTCGGCGGCGTTCTCGATCGTGATAATGCGCTCGTCGTTTGGAATGAAGCTCGACAGCACATTCAGCAGCGTTGTCTTCCCGGAGCCGGTGCCGCCGGACACCACCATGTTCAGCTTACCGATTACGCACGCCCGCAGGAATTCCGCGATTTCGGGCGTCATCGAGCCGAACCGGATCAGGTCTTCCACGGTAAAGGGGCGTTTGGAGAACTTACGGATGGTGATCGTGGGACCGCACAGCGCAATGGGGCGGATGACGGCGTTCACACGCGAACCATCGGGCAAACGCGCGTCCACAGTGGGCGAGCTTTCGTCAATGCGGCGGCCCAGCGGCGCGACGATACGGTCCAGCACACGCAGGACGTGTTCCTCGTCCTCGAACGCCACGTTCGAGCGCGTCAGGTTACCTGCCCGCTCGATATACACATTCTTGGGGCCATTGACCATAATTTCGGTCACGCTATCCTCGGCCAGCAGCGGCTCCAGCGGGCCAAAGCCCAGGATCTCCGCTACGATCGCTTCGAACAGGCGCTGGCGCTCGGCCCGCCCCAGGACGATGCTTTCCTCGGCCAAAATCGTCGCGAAAAGCTCCTCGATCGTCGTACGCACTTCGGGCGAGTGGGGGTCAACGCTGGTGTCCAGTTCGGCCAGCAGCTTGTTCTGGACGCGGCTCTTCAGGTCAAGATAGGTGTTGTTATCGGTCCGAGCGGCCATGCTTCCGCCCGCAGGGGGAACTGCCGTCCGCCGGCGCATTTGCGATAGCTTGGAATCCTCTGGCGGCTCTTCATCCTGTCCACCGCGATCAATCCGTCTCAATAACGACATCGTGCTTCCTCCACAAACAAGCCTCGACTATAGGCACGTCCTGGGTTCGTTCTGGGACTATCCCGATCCACCGAATATTGCGCGCAGCCCGCTCTTGGTCCGTTCGGCGGGCTTTTCCTCGATGGCTTCGTCTTCACTTTCCACGGACCGGCGCACTGCGTCCGCCAGCCCCATCAGTTCCCGTCCCGGCGAGCGCGACTTGAGCTTGGCCACCAGTGGCACGCCCTGGTTCACCGACGTCAGCACCGCGCGGTCGTCCTGCGGGATCGTCGCCGTGACTTTGCGCTTGATGTGATTCTCAATCGACGCCACCGGCACCGTACCGTGACCCCGATCCTTTTCGTTTGCCACCCGGTTCAGCACAAAGATGACCTTTTCCGACAGCCGCGTGGGCTGCTCGATCGCGTCGAGAATGTCGATCATCTTGCGGCAGTTGCGGATCGCCGGGATCGTCGGGTTGGCGATCATCACGATGCGCTCGGCGATCTCGAACAGCTTCAGCGTCAGATCGTCGTATTGGGTCGGCGTATCGATGATGATGTAGTCGTAGAGCGTGCCCAACATGAGGATCAGATCTTTGACTTCGCTGGACGTAATGTCATACGCCTGCTCCGGGTGCGATGGCGCGGTGATCACCTTGAGGCCGCTGCCATGCGTGATCACGACGTTCTCGATTACGTCCGGATCCAGGTCATTCACCGATTGGGTCAGTTTGGAGATGTTGGCTGCCGACTGCAGGTTGAGGAATGCGTCGACGTCGCCAAACTGAAGCGCGCAGTCCACCAGCAGCACGCGTGTGTCTGCCCGCATCAGCCCAGACGCCAGATTGGTGGCGATGGTCGTCGTCCCCACCCCGCCCTGGGGGCTGTACACGACGATGATGTGGCCCGCAGCGCGCGACATCGAGATGGCCTTCTTCGGCATATCGCCTTTGGTCGTCCGTGCGTCGGCCATCAGAGCTTCTTGCTGGCGAACCGGCTCGTTGCGCTCGTACACGCGCCGGATCGTGGTATACAACTCTTCACTGGCAATGGGCTTGGTCAAGAAGTCGCGGGCACCGGCCAGCATCGCCTGGCGCAAGTAGCCCGGCTCGCTCTGAACCGACACGATAACCACCGCCGCGGTACGCACCGCGGTGCTGATGGACTTGGTCGCCGTGATGCCATCCATGTCGGGCATATTGATGTCCATCAGCACGACATCGGGCCGCATCTCGGTCGCGATCTGGATGGCCTCGCGTCCGGTCCCGGCAGCTCCAACGACCTCGATATCCGGTTCGAAGGCCAGCAGCTTGCGGAGGTTATCGCGCACATCCGGGATATCATCGACGATGAGAACTTTGATCATCTGCTTCTGCGGTCCGCTCGTCATACAGGCCTCGCAATGATAACAATCATCTCTACAACCAGTAGGTGAAAGCGCGACCTAAGCTACACGTTCAGGTCGCGCTTTGGACTCATAGGGACTCAAACGCCATCGATCATGGTCGTTCGCGCAACGTTACTGCCCTGTAGTGTCGGTCGCGGTTACACTATCGGTCAGGAAGCTGAATACCGTGCCCAGGTCAAAACGACGAACGCTGGTAATCGGCGGTTCCAACGCGAACGGCAGGCTATCCGGCTGGGTGATGTTAAAGTTCTGGATCATGTACTGCAAGGTCACGGACTGGGTCGGCGATGTGCTCAGGTCGCCCGCCGGGCGCAGCGCCAGCGTGATCGGGATCTGCGAGTCGACGGCCCAGGTGAGCACCAGCGCGTCCTGAGGCGACACACCCAGCGTAATAATGCTCGGCGTGTAGGCCGTCGCGGTCGGCTGTGGCGTCGTGTTCGTCGTCGTTTCTTCGCCAGCGGCTTCCGGCGGCGCTGCGACTGGCAGCGCGGTCGGCGTCGAGCCGATGAACTCACCGCCCGCCGGGAAGTGCCCCACGTGTAGCACGAACGCGTTTTCGACCGTCATCTGGGTTACCAGACGCGGGCGCTGGCTTTGCTCGCTGGGGCTGATCAATACGCCCTGCGGCGAGAGCGGGCTGGGTTCCTGGCGACCCTGTCGCGGCGCGCCGATGACCAGCTCACCGGTTTCCAGGGTGGTGATAATCGAGATGTTGTTCGGCAGGCGCGTCTGGAATTCTTCGTCGACGTCGATA
This window of the Aggregatilinea lenta genome carries:
- the hpf gene encoding ribosome hibernation-promoting factor, HPF/YfiA family, giving the protein MELKIHTRNVEVTPRLQEHVEKKVSKLDKYLPNIHEVRVDLSMERRKQGQDQTVAQLTLRNSRGVILRAEEKKEGDIYAALDRALDKMYRQIERYKGKRKRRGGGKFGEADAALALAEPVPLEEEAEADEEKLDIVRRKRVELNPMTEEEAIDQMELLGHDFFIFLNATTARIGVLYRREDGNYGVLEPDVR
- a CDS encoding ComF family protein; its protein translation is MTTISTSEPRDFPLLDHIWIAGKYEGAIRDAVHALKYGGVQRAAEPLGDLLAEAISRQGPCIDVIAGVPLAAGRLQERGYNQAALIARRVAERLGVADVPDALARIKATASQVDLSAAERRENVKGAFAAEARRVRGKRILVIDDVLTTGSTMSACAEALRMAGAAQVFGGAIGGAGYGTDR
- a CDS encoding type II secretion system F family protein → MLGIVALIVAGILLLAGLVVVGMRNESGADPLERRLAEYGDRELPTSLEELELSLSLQERVIVPMYKTLANFAVRFTPENQIDSIRHQLELAGKLQSIEPTTFFGQRVALTIGFGVGAFVLFFLVSDWGPTKSLLGTICAALLGYYLPVLQLRSQIRRRQDSITRALPNALDLLCICVEAGLGFEQAMGKVYEKWDDELAIAFGRVLQEIQLGKRRSDALRDMSNRMDVADVTSFVAALIQAEQLGVSIAKILRIQADQMRVKRRQRAQEKAQQAPVKMVIPMVLLIFPSLYIVLLGPAAIILLESGVFGAI
- a CDS encoding type II secretion system F family protein, with the protein product MGTELIIAGVAGVVAVAILIFGVVSLRSDRQSNVEERLGRYTSEYSSLLEQFEEANDERLANEPSAIAQRLDTALANKEFAKQWRTQLARADLKLTVGEYFALHIIAGIVTFFVGWFLIFGNPIGGAVAGFAGLFFPRFYVARKQSQRLRGFEGQLPDTLSLWVNALRSGYSVLQAMEAIGRESPEPTSTEFKRVVQEVQLGIPMESALEHLLVRLPSEDMDLVNTAVNIQREVGGNLAEILESIGHTVRERIKLKGEIRVLTSQGRATGWIISGLPILLTIFLYVISPDYTGKLVENRLCGWPMIGIGLGLIGSGAAIIQKIVNIEY
- a CDS encoding CpaF family protein yields the protein MSLLRRIDRGGQDEEPPEDSKLSQMRRRTAVPPAGGSMAARTDNNTYLDLKSRVQNKLLAELDTSVDPHSPEVRTTIEELFATILAEESIVLGRAERQRLFEAIVAEILGFGPLEPLLAEDSVTEIMVNGPKNVYIERAGNLTRSNVAFEDEEHVLRVLDRIVAPLGRRIDESSPTVDARLPDGSRVNAVIRPIALCGPTITIRKFSKRPFTVEDLIRFGSMTPEIAEFLRACVIGKLNMVVSGGTGSGKTTLLNVLSSFIPNDERIITIENAAELQLRQEHVVTLESRPSNIEGRGEVSIRDLVVNSLRMRPDRIVVGECRSGEALDMLQAMNTGHEGSLTTLHSNSPRDTLSRLEVMCLMAGMDLPIRAIREQVASALDLIVHQERLRDGTRRIVKITDVQGMEGDVITMSDIFEFEQTGIEAGKVIGRIRPTGLRPKFIDKIESAGIHLPPAVFGIGMARY
- a CDS encoding AAA family ATPase translates to MTSGPQKQMIKVLIVDDIPDVRDNLRKLLAFEPDIEVVGAAGTGREAIQIATEMRPDVVLMDINMPDMDGITATKSISTAVRTAAVVIVSVQSEPGYLRQAMLAGARDFLTKPIASEELYTTIRRVYERNEPVRQQEALMADARTTKGDMPKKAISMSRAAGHIIVVYSPQGGVGTTTIATNLASGLMRADTRVLLVDCALQFGDVDAFLNLQSAANISKLTQSVNDLDPDVIENVVITHGSGLKVITAPSHPEQAYDITSSEVKDLILMLGTLYDYIIIDTPTQYDDLTLKLFEIAERIVMIANPTIPAIRNCRKMIDILDAIEQPTRLSEKVIFVLNRVANEKDRGHGTVPVASIENHIKRKVTATIPQDDRAVLTSVNQGVPLVAKLKSRSPGRELMGLADAVRRSVESEDEAIEEKPAERTKSGLRAIFGGSG
- the cpaB gene encoding Flp pilus assembly protein CpaB; protein product: MRGRVLILIGAIILLGVVLVALLMFRQDDGGTDAVSTQAVGDLAQINDEGTPVPVAQIEPMVDIVIAVQDLPRGLKIPEDGVSLQPWPERALPEEGSYFTNTSDVVGMIARTDLFRGAPVLRRQLVEDLRDIAATGSDAAAMLEPGTRAVSVPLDLSGIGSVAYGIQDGDYVDVILSFLFIDVDEEFQTRLPNNISIITTLETGELVIGAPRQGRQEPSPLSPQGVLISPSEQSQRPRLVTQMTVENAFVLHVGHFPAGGEFIGSTPTALPVAAPPEAAGEETTTNTTPQPTATAYTPSIITLGVSPQDALVLTWAVDSQIPITLALRPAGDLSTSPTQSVTLQYMIQNFNITQPDSLPFALEPPITSVRRFDLGTVFSFLTDSVTATDTTGQ